Part of the Aureitalea marina genome, AAACCAGAAAGCTGGGTTTTACTATACGTATTGATCTTTTATTTGATCTTTGCCCGATTTGGTCGGACCACTGGTGCTATTGCGGCAGTATTTGCAATTTTGACAGCATTGCTGTCCAATTTGAGCAGTGAACTGATCAAGCGCTTAACTACGAGGCTTAGACCGAATAACGATGCCTCTTTGAATGAACTGCTCAGAATCCTATTAGATGCAGAAGGGTATAGCTTTTTTTCCGGCCATGCCGCCACCAGTTTTGCTGTTTCTACCTTGGTTGTTCTGCTCTTTCGTATACAGCTTCCCTGGATTTACGCCATACTGATCTGGCCCTTTCTATTTTCGCTCAGCAGATTGTATCTGGCTGTTCACTATCCTTCGGATGTGTTGGTCGGGATGCTGGCGGGGATTACAATGGGCGTGATTGCTTACCGCCTTTTCAACAAATTCTTTGGTGGTTCAAGGGAGATGGAATCACTTCACCCGACTAATAGTTAATCCATCCCGAACGGGTAAGAGTACACTTTCCAGCCTAGGATCCTCGTTTAGCATTCTGTTGTACCGGATCAGTGCTGCCGTATCTGCATCATCCTTAGCCACTTCCTGCGTTACCTTACCGCTCCATAAGACGTTGTCGCTCAAGATGACAGAACCGCTTCCTAAGCGCGGTAAAAGCATCTCCAGATAGTTGGGGTAATTGTTCTTGTCTGCGTCAATGAAGACCAGATCAAAATCAAGATCTAAGGAAGGGACAATGTCCAATGCATTACCCAGATGCTGAACAAATTGTTCTCCTCTTCCCGTGCGATCAAAGTAACGGCGTTGCAAGTCTTCTAATTCTTCATTGATATCTATGGTGTGCAACACCCCGTCATCCTGCATACCTTCTGCCAAACATATGGCAGAATAACCGGTATAGGTTCCGATCTCCAGGATATTCTTGGGGTTGATCAGTTTGGAGATTATACTGAGTACCCTTCCTTGGAAGTGTCCACTAAGCATACGGGGTTGCAGGACCTTCTGCCAGGTCTCCCGATTGAGTTCTTGAAGTAATTCTGGTTCGTCTTGAGTGTGATCAACCGCGTATTGGTCGATGTGCTGAGGTAAGAACTCCATTATTTTAGTATTCTGTCTATCAGTTTTTGTTTCGCCTTCTCATCATCCCCACACAGCCATTTGATCACATTGTCCTCCCAGATCGCATCGCATTCATCTTCGGTAAGAATATCTCTTTCCTTGGCCAGGTCCAAGATCTTCCCGGGATAAGAGGATTGAGGGGCGCTCTCCATTTCTCCCAGCGGATAAGGATCGTCAAGTCCCATCAGGATCTGTTCTGCTCCTTGGTTTTCTACCAATAGTTTCAAGGAACCAGTATCGTGTACCAAGGTGTCGAAGAAAATGTTCTTGTGGCCAACGGATTTCCTGGGGTGGACCATACCTTCAAACAGATCTGGTCTGCCATCAAAGCCTTGGATCCTTCTTCCTAGGTTTATCTGAGCTAACTGCCCGCCATGAGCAAAGCAAGTTCTCATATGGGGGTATTTGTCGGCATATCCGTTCAAGGTCAGGAAATGATAGGCGTCTGCGCATTGAGCCAGCATCCAGATCAGGTGGAAACGCCAGGCCGTATTTTCCAGCAAGATGAATTTCTCCCCGTCGTAGGGATGAATCTCTACAGCCAGGTTGTATTTGCTGGCCAGATCAAAGATGGGTTCATTCTCTTCGTCGAAGATGCATCTCCAGGTTCCGATGGTATCCATGTAGTGCGTTGGCAGGCACAAAAGTTGCAGGCCAAGTTCTTCCACACAGCGTTCGATTTCCCACAATGCACCTCGAACAAATCCGGGATGCACAACAAAACCACAGGTAAATTTGGAGGGATGATCGTATTGAATACGAGCGTTGAAATCATTTTGGAACCGGAGGGCCTTTTTCATTTCTTCCAAACGCAAGCCGTTCCCGTACAATTGGGACAGATTGAGTACCACCGCATGATCGATGTTGTATTTATCCATCCACTCTAATTTCTCACTCAGGAAAAAACTGGAGTCTGTAACGGGCCGGCTCCAATTCTTCTGAAGCATATACTTGCGGTCCTCATCTACCCAAAAGATCTCCTTTTCCCGCATGAAATCTGGGATCTCTTCCGGGTAGGGGAGTAGGTGAGAATGACCGTTGATGCGCAGTTTTCGCTTCATGGAATAAAGTTACAAAGATTTGGTTCGACCTCCGTCTACCGGCACATTTATTCCGGTGATGTATCCGGCAGCGTCCGTGCATAGAAAAGCGATGGCAGATGCTATTTCAGAGGGTTGTGCAAACCGTCTGAGAGGCACGATCTTCTTCATGAATTCCCGTGCTCCCTCTTCAGAGGTATTCATTTTACGAGAAGCTCCTTTAACAATGTCGTCCAAACGTTCTGTTTCGGTAAAGCCGGGTAAAACGTTATTGATGGTGATGCCATGGGGTCCAAGTTCGAAGGAAAGTGTCTTGCTCCAGTTGGCCACCGCTCCGCGGATGGTATTGCTAACACCCAATCCTTCTATGGGCTGCTTGACCGAGGTTGATATCACATTGACGATCCGACCAAAACCGGCTTGTTTCATGGCCGGTACCACAGACTGAACCAAGATCTGGTTACAGATCAGATGCTGCCGGAAAGCGGTCTCATATTCGCTGACCTCGGCAGAGAAGGCCGTGCCCGGTCTGGGCCCTCCTGTGTTATTGATCAAGATGTGGTAGTCCGTCTTTAGGGTAGCTTCCAGAAGGGCTTTTTTTAGTTCTTCCGGTTTGTCGAAATCCGCTGTAAGGTAGTTGTGCTCTTGATCGTTGGATATGTGTAGTTCTTGAAGAGCAGTTTGTAGTTTTTGCTCGTTCCTGGCCAAGAGAGTCACCTGGGCTCCAAGTTCACTCAGTAGTATAGCGGTAGCTTTTCCGATTCCGGCACTACTGCCGCATACCAGCGCATTCTTATTTGTCAGGTTGAGATTCATATTAGATTAAGGATTTTATTGGTATTCAATACAAACGTTCTTGGGTTCTGTAAAAAAGCGGAGGGCTTCAAACCCACCTTCGCGGCCAACACCACTTTGCTT contains:
- a CDS encoding phosphatase PAP2 family protein yields the protein MLNSLEQWDRELLLFFNGLSQEAYDPFWLVVTKPESWVLLYVLIFYLIFARFGRTTGAIAAVFAILTALLSNLSSELIKRLTTRLRPNNDASLNELLRILLDAEGYSFFSGHAATSFAVSTLVVLLFRIQLPWIYAILIWPFLFSLSRLYLAVHYPSDVLVGMLAGITMGVIAYRLFNKFFGGSREMESLHPTNS
- a CDS encoding O-methyltransferase, producing MEFLPQHIDQYAVDHTQDEPELLQELNRETWQKVLQPRMLSGHFQGRVLSIISKLINPKNILEIGTYTGYSAICLAEGMQDDGVLHTIDINEELEDLQRRYFDRTGRGEQFVQHLGNALDIVPSLDLDFDLVFIDADKNNYPNYLEMLLPRLGSGSVILSDNVLWSGKVTQEVAKDDADTAALIRYNRMLNEDPRLESVLLPVRDGLTISRVK
- a CDS encoding amidohydrolase family protein; translation: MKRKLRINGHSHLLPYPEEIPDFMREKEIFWVDEDRKYMLQKNWSRPVTDSSFFLSEKLEWMDKYNIDHAVVLNLSQLYGNGLRLEEMKKALRFQNDFNARIQYDHPSKFTCGFVVHPGFVRGALWEIERCVEELGLQLLCLPTHYMDTIGTWRCIFDEENEPIFDLASKYNLAVEIHPYDGEKFILLENTAWRFHLIWMLAQCADAYHFLTLNGYADKYPHMRTCFAHGGQLAQINLGRRIQGFDGRPDLFEGMVHPRKSVGHKNIFFDTLVHDTGSLKLLVENQGAEQILMGLDDPYPLGEMESAPQSSYPGKILDLAKERDILTEDECDAIWEDNVIKWLCGDDEKAKQKLIDRILK
- a CDS encoding SDR family oxidoreductase, with the translated sequence MNLNLTNKNALVCGSSAGIGKATAILLSELGAQVTLLARNEQKLQTALQELHISNDQEHNYLTADFDKPEELKKALLEATLKTDYHILINNTGGPRPGTAFSAEVSEYETAFRQHLICNQILVQSVVPAMKQAGFGRIVNVISTSVKQPIEGLGVSNTIRGAVANWSKTLSFELGPHGITINNVLPGFTETERLDDIVKGASRKMNTSEEGAREFMKKIVPLRRFAQPSEIASAIAFLCTDAAGYITGINVPVDGGRTKSL